The region TCTCATCACTATCTACAATCACATAATTCTGACTTTCTACCAGGTTCTCCCTCCACCCGTGGGACAAAGAATGCAGCCTCTATCAGGCCTTCAACACCAGCGTGTACCGTGTGTTGATCACCCAGCCCAACCTGAACCCGCTGGCACCCAACACTCTCCGCTCCATCAACAAGCCGTTCTACCAGGATCTGTACCGGGAACTGAAGAACATCGACACCGCGTGGGCGGAGGTAGTCACCGCTAGCGTCATGTACTAGATAAAACGTCTGTCCGATTAAAACGTATAGACAACTGTTACATGTTGGCTGAGGTTGTAACGTTGTATGTGTAGCACTACCCTGTCCTACCGGATTCTTAACGGCGCGAACTGAAGAAGATCGATCCCAAGATGACGAATGTTGTCACCGCCAGTGTCATTTACTAGATGGGCTGTGGTTACTCGAAAGTTGTACAGTAAACGACTCACAAGTTTTTGTTTGGTAAGTTAAACACTGAACCCGTTCCACTCGAATCTGATTATCAGTTAACCTGTATTACGCTATATTTGCTCCTTTATTAACAGTGACTTTTTTATAAGCTTAATAATGTCTTCTTAGCTGATTCACTATATTGTAATGTCTAGTTCAAATTGCACTTGTGTTGTAAGGTGAATCtttagtttatttcaaacatgcaTTGTGTCTTTTTAAAGGTTTCCGTAATCACTTAACTCTGCAACATCATCATATTTTATTTAGCACTTTTAACGTGTACTTTTCAATATCATACATACACTTTTGTATTTTTGGTCTTTAATTGACTTGAAAATGAAGCGTAGAATGTTATTATCAATTTCGTTTCAGTCTGTCTTTACGCATTTTACGTGTAGAACGTTGAGTCGTATTGCCGTTCGTCGACAAACACCGGTGTTTTAGTTTTGGATGATATTCCAGTCGTATTTAGGTTAAGGTTAAGTTTTATTGTCAATGGCAAAGTGTTGATTACTTGACACGATTGTATCAACCATATCATCACGGCGTCATTAAAGTACGTTGCATCTTTGGAACAAATTGCAGGTTTCTAAACGAATGAAACTGTCTGAATCTTATGTGCATAGTCATACTATATCGTAAGTCTTACTTTGTCTTACTAACTTACCTACTTACTTGTTAATTAGCAATCATATGTTGGAATATGTAGTATAAGTAGTGACACAAACTTCACATCCTTGGTAGTTGTTTATTTTCCTCGTGCAGATACAATGCGCTAGTTACTTATCAAAACAGAGAAGTTAAGACGTAACCTTTGCATTCGGAGATATGTATATACCAACTATAGTCGTATAGTCTACATTAAAGTCTATCAGGCATACATTGTAGAGACACTGGACAGAGCACGTTTCTGTGCACATTTATCAAATATCAACATTCTAAAAGGCATCAATAATCAGGTTCCTCTAAAGTTACTTTATATAAAAAACAACAGGATTTGCCTACTGTATACATATACtattatccaagcagaggtttcgatcggggggatTAGTAGTGGCTTGGATTCTGAACGTCTTCCTCACTCcagacgttaaaaatcccggccattactacccccctcccccgattGAAACCTCTGctaaaagatatatatatatatatatatacacacaatgATATTACAGTAAACTAAAACTACCGTAAAACGACAAAAAAACACGTTGGGATCATACAAGgcctgtacatgtaaaagaaatagCACATAATCAAGACGTGATAAGCGTTTGACATCTATATAAAATTCAACTAAATCTTCATCAGCTAAGCAAAGCCTAGCCATTGATATATCTAGCTATAGTGCATGACATCATCCGAATGTTAATCTTCTGGCaatgttcttgtttcttttattgtGGTAAAGCGGGTTATGGGTGTAGACATGCAACGTTAAGTAACAGAAATCTGAAAAGTTTGCGACACGCATTTGGCATTCCATCTAGCGCATGCAACTAGCGGCCAGTACATCCGACATCGTAGGGTCTATCTTCTGCAGTTAGCGCCGTAAAGGTGCGGGTGGGACAGGGTAGTATTACTTAATCACACATACAACGTTACAAACCTCATTAAACATTTAACAGTTGTCTATCTTTATCTAGTACATGACGCTAGCGGTCACTACCCCTGCCACCTTTGGTTTGATTTTCTTCAGTTCGTGCCTTTAAGAATCCGGTAGGTCAGGGTTACTGTACTGTCGTACTAAACATACAACGTTACAAACTCGTTAAATATTTAACAGTTGTCTATACGTCCTAATCGGACAGACGTTTAATCTAGTACATTACGCTAGCAGTCACTacatccgccatcttgggatCGATCTTCCTCAGTTCGCGGTACAGGTTCTGGTAGAACGGTTTGTTGATGGAGCTGATGGTGTTCGGTGCCAGCGGGTTCAGGTTGGGCTGGGTGATCAGCACGCGGAACACGCTGGTGTTGAAGGTCTGGTAGAGGCTGCAGTCTTTGTCCCACGGGTGGAGGGAGAACCTGGTAGAAAGGCAGAATTATGTGATTGTAGATAGTGATGAGATAATTGCGACGACGTTTTGCTAGTTGTTATAGGTAGGATTCTTTTGAGTAGTGTGTCAGCAAAGTAGATTACAGTAAAATAAGGCGTCTACACAGGTACTGGTGTTTTACAAATTTATTCTTACACAACCAAAGTCTTTCACCAGGCAGCAGCCATGTAATATTCATTGCATACCTACGCGATTATAGATGGTGATGGGATAATCGCGGGGTTGGTATGCTAATTGTGGGTATGTTGTTCATAGTATTTTGCCAACATAATGGAGTGTTATAAACTTGCGGGATCCCAATCTTCCGGCCCAAGTTCGTATGCATGTTCGTAAAACCATTTTGGAAATTTGCGGGAACCAAACTGACCGGCCCAAGTTCATATGCGCattcttgaaacatttttatAACTTGCGGGAACCAAACTGCCCAACTCAAGCTCATATGCGCATACGGGAATGCCTCACCTTAGGAACGACCACTCACTGATGCCATGATGGTCCACACTGTGCACAATGGTGTGGTTAAAAAGAGCGTCCAGCAACTTCGGGTCAATGTCGTGGCGCTCCATGACGCTCTGTAGCGCCTGCCTTGATCTGTGAGAGATGGGGGAAAGCGGCTCTCAGCATTCAGCAGTTCAAAACGTACGTGATAGGATTAGACTAGTCTCTACCtcactaactacgccggctacaaGGAGAATacttgccaggagagtttggcctcCATTGGGTGTCATTTGCAGGCGAGGGGaagatgttaaccttaccgtagATTGACATTTCTGGTCAATTATTCCCTTTCTGTCCAATCTTAGGCCTGGTGGAGGGTAGGATTAGACGGTGGACTTATTTGATGACGAATACAGTTCGATTTCACAGGgtttaagggttatggtgagtCAAAAAGAAAAGGGGTCTGAAAAGTCACGACGTaatgaaataaaactgaaaacaaaataaaacttgaAAACACAAGTCAGCCAGTCATTACAGAAAGTATGTggagatagatatatagatgaTGTGTCTTATTGTTAGTATGCATGCGCACGCATGTATGTAGCCATTTAGGTAAGCATTTAAAGTAGTCGGTGTGAGTGACTGTACTTATCGATTTTTCTTACATGCTTAAACATCTTGGAATGaggatttaaaaaatctttatttatttttttttttacgtcaaTGGCATAGATTTATTCAATACTAAACATACATTGCACAGTGCTCAATATTTTTGGTTTACATAGTGACCAGCATAGAGAGATAATAAATAAAACGGTTATTCAGCATTATCATGGTTGTCAGAACTTTTGTGTACGTGATTGTTTTGGAATGACAAAGTAATTAtattttattcgcatatgtttAAAACGTATCAGGCAGAAAGCATTTGCTTATCtaaagccttctactcaaaagAAGTATTTCGTCTGGTACTTTAGCAGTAAGCAACGTTATGTGGCCAGTCGCACATTATAAGGTCCTTGTTGAAAACGAGGCCAGCCGGGCAGTACATGAGGATCGGGTCGTCGTACCCGGGCGAGCAGACGTAATAGTAGGTTTCACAGTTTCCAGCCAACATGAAGAACATGTCTAGGCCACACGTCAGGTCCGGTCTGAATGGCACAACAGCGCCGTGAGTGATGTCGGTAGTGGGTACGTACGGCGGAGTCGTAGGAACATATGTCTCGCATAtattaaaaaatctttatacaaAATCTGTTTCTGTCTGCTCTCTGCGAAACTGACATGCCAGCGTTATTACTACATGCATGTTTCGAAAAACTACATACTTTTGACACTACAAAAACATCTTACTTTGATTCAACAACCATCTACAGCGATTCTGTAACTAACCTGAAGAGTTTGCCGGCAAAGGTGTCTTTCCCGTGTAGGTTCCAGCGGTGCTCGGCTCGGTGTCCTTCTAGTGCGCTCATGTTCCTACTTTCCTCCAGTATGCTCTCTCTGATGCAGGCGTTTCCATAGCCGAGATATCGGGACATGTTCCCATCCCACATCAGGACACTCAGGGACGAATGGAGGAGCACGTAATGTAACGGCATGGAGGTGTAGCTCGACTCTTGGAGGGTCTTGACATCGTTGTCCACGATGTGTCGGACCAGGCTATTGGAGAACAGGTGCGACTTGGTGTGCATAGAGTGAATATGGTAGAAGTAGACGGTtgaaaacatttcagatccGTTGTCAACATCAACTCCGTTGCGAGTGAAGTTCAAAATCTGGACGCCGTTCCTTCCTGTCTTGTACCTCAGTGACATGTTCTTCAGGCTGTACCCGCCGGAGGCTCGCAGCTTGCAATCACTAACCGTTACCTCGTATTCTCCCGTCTTGCCGTCACGGCGAATCAGCATAGCCATGGTCGTATTCTCTATGTAGCCAACAATGTCCCGGTCGGTTGGATCTCGTAAGAAGAATAGGATGTAGAGAGAATAGAGAACTGCGTATATCCACCTTATGTAGTACATGGGACTCTGGAGGAGGTAGTGGCGTCGGAAGAGGTGCTGGACACTTGGGGTGCACTCACAGTCGTCAATACGGGGGCGGAATGGCGAGAGTTTCTTTGTCGTCGACCTCATCTTGTGTAGCTTGTCAACAGAACTGGTAGTGAGGAACACTCGTCAACTCGTCACTGACTAAAGAACGATCTGGTAGAACtcggttttataccaaaactctgaatagatatgttaattaagggaagacaatttcagatggttcaataggatagtaagttaagacaaggttgcatgctaatgaatcaaCGCCCCAAGACAAACATTAagacaacaggagctaatttatTCATTAGCATGCAAACTTTtcttaacttactatcctattgaaccatctgaaattgtcttcccttaACTAACATATCTagtcagagttttggtataaaaccgagttctaccagatccttctttaggcactgacgaaagatagcggatgctatctgaaacgtctggctgtttcacaatcttatccagttgcttgagtaattattttgggGGTTCTTATTTACTTCAGCTGCATTgaaatgtaaatactgtagttACGTCAGCACTGTGGCTCTACATGGAGTTTACGACTCACCAAATATGATATGTTACAATATATGAGGATTCAGCGGTTTTCGGGCCAAtggtagcctccgatgcagacacCTCCcggcttttttctttttcaagttattgtttttatactattacattttttcttattgctggaaGAAtgctggaagaaaaaaaaatgtaatagtaaaactggagcttagaaaatgaaaacagccggaaggagtctgcaacggaggctaggccAATGGCACTTTCACTCTTAGTCCCATTTTAAAGTCTTCATGTAATTGAACTGCAGCGGTGctcacagataaacaaacaataaatagaTATCATAGATAAAAAAGATGTTCTATATTCGTGATACTAACCAAAAGAAAACCTATTCCTACTTCCGAAAATCAATTGTAAATGAACATATTGTGGATATTAACAAAAGTGAAACTCAGTACGCtagttctcatttaaatgtacacattttgtaacttccgttaccgtttgaagtaagacgtttctgacattgagatatgccacatatgaggtgccaaactgtcgttcttaaaagccagaaaagttttaagtcgtccaaaaaaggacagtttggcaccttttatgtggcaaatcttaatgtcaggaacgtcttacttcaaacggtaacggaagttacaaaatgtgtacatttaaatgagaacgagcgagtACAATTATATATTTGAAATACCTACACTTTTTCAACGGATACGGGGCCACCATTctttagaaaaacaacataagATTTCGTTTTTttggttgggggggggggtgtactcTAACAGTTAGGTTACTGTGATCTCACTGTCAACTTACTATACCGTCTTGAATTGTTTCATCAGCGAACACAAAGCACTTGCTTGGATTTTCGTATTTCTATCTGTCTGCCTACTCATTTATCTGTATATTCTCCATCGTAATGACAGAGGTAAACAACAAAAGTTAATGTGATTAATCTATCAAGTGCGTTTAATAGTGGATGTATATATCTATTGAAACTTCAACTTATCAATAATATCTTCAgcgttagcctggagtccagccttcttagctttagtccgctacccaaacTCCGTTCCTCGCCAAGAAGGAgggtagcggagcttgggtagcggactaaagctaagaaggctggactccaggctacttaAGCGTATTGGTGCGTAGAGTAGACATTAAGGGCAAAACGaacggttttaaaatgttctAGAGCTATGCCTAGTAAAGGGTTAAGTAAATCCTGGTACTGGTACAAATATGTTTTAGGAAAATCTACACACACACTTTGTATTGTAGCAATTTATTCCTGGTCAGAGGCCACATGTAATAACAACAAAAGACTTTGTTCCAAGATAACACTACCTTCTAAAAGCATTACCGAAGACTAAATAAATATTCTTGTTTATTAACTAAGCTATTAAATGTCAATTACATTACTCAAAACATGTTAGTTCTACAcactactttttttttccaaacgcTCTAATTGTTCGAGGACTTGAGCTGTATGTGGATAGATCGGCCATAGcaactgtcctgtacccacactctctCGAACATGCAGTGCTTCTCACCAGTGTATTTTGCTATGTTTATGTACAGTTCCTTAATATCAGTAAATATTCAAATCCATCACATTTGGACGGTCTTAACATCATCAGGGTTCTCATATATCGCAACAGGGCATGCTGGTGACGTGTCCATGTCCACCACTTCCTACACATGTACTGTAGCACCTGAGTCTTTATCTAAATTGATATCCAATGTGGATTTCTCTGCTGCAGACTTGTCAAAGCACATTGTTGAGCTTTTCTGCTGTATGCGTTCTTAAATGTACGCGCAAGTCACTTTTTctagctgccctgtacccacatttctcacacttgtaggttTTTTTCGCCAGTATGCTCTCTAATGTGGTCATCCAAATAATATCTCAGtgttgcagaataatcacaatGCTCACACTTGAAggctgtatgagttctcatgtgatCAGAATTCTCATCAGTATGTTTTACTAGATGGGTGACCAAATCGGAtctctgtgcagcagaatagtcgcaatggtcacacttgtagggcttttctcctgtatgagttctcatatgatCGGATAGTGCAGTCTTTCGAtgtgtcctgtatccacactcacTACACATGTAGCCAGTATGCTTAACTACATGCTTATCTAAACTGGCTTTCTCATCAGTATGTTTTACTAAATGCTAAATGGGTGACCAAAtcggatttctgtgcagcagaatagtcgcaaaggtcacacctgtagggcttttctcctgttTGAGTTCTCATATGATTGGATAGTGCAGTCTTTCGATGTGTCCGGTATCCACACTCACTACACATGTAGCCAGTATGTTTTACTAGATGCTTATCTAAACTGGCTTTCTCATCAGTATGTTTTACTAAATGGGTGACCAAAtcggatttctgtgcagcagaatagtcgcaatggtcacacttgtagggcttttctcctgtatgagttctcatgtgatTGGATAGTGCAGTCTTTCGAtgtgtcctgtatccacactcacTACACATGTAGCCAGTATGTTTTACTAGATGCTTATCTATACTGGATTTCATTGCAAAGGAAAAGTTACATccgtcacacttgtacggttttaCATGAGTTTTCATATGCCTGGATAAGTAAGACTTTAGAACTGCCGtgtatccacacacctcacacatgtagggtttttcaccagtatgtttttcttttaaatggtAGTCAAAGGCAAATTTATtcacagcagaatagtcacactggccaCACTTGTAGGGGTTTGGTCCAAGATGAGTTTTCATGTGCTTGGATAGGGTAGACTTATGATgtgccctgtacccgcactcacTACACACAAGGGTGTCTCCCTGGTGTGATTTGCTTGATGAATGTCCAATTGGGATTTCTGTggtgcagaatagtcacactgatcatACCTGTGTGTTTTGACATGTACGGACAGGTCATTCGCTctagctgccctgtacccacactccccacacgtGTAGGGCTACTCACTAGTGTGTTGTGCTACTAGTAGATGAATGTCCAGACTGGATTTCCGTGTTGCATAATAGTCACAgtgatcacacttgtagggctttacTCTTACTGTATGAGTTTTCATGTGCCTGGATAAGTTAGActtttgagctgtcctgtatccacactccccacacatgtggGGTTTAtcaccagtatgttttgctAGATGAAAGTCCAAACTGGACTTAAGCGCtgcagagtagtcacactggtcacacttgtagggtttttctcctgtatgagttctcatgtgttgTTTCAACGCATTCAAGTGACAtgtcctgaacccacactccccacacatgtagggtttatcaCCAGTGTGTATTGCTAGATGGCGATCCAAGCTGGATTTCCTTGCTGCAGAATAGttacactgatcacacttgtagggcttttttcTTGTGtgggttgatttgatttgatttgatttatttgacttACCTGCATGGGTTCCCATGTGTTTGCGCAGGACTTGCCTATAGTGTGTCCCGAACCcgcattccccacacatgtagggtttctcaccagtgtggttGGTCAAATGAATGTCTAAATGGGATTTCAGCATTGACGAATAGTCACAGtaatcacacttgtagggcttttctcctgtgtgggttccCATGTGTTTTTGCAAGACTTGTCTATAGTGTGTCCCAAACTtgcattccccacacatgtagggtttctcaccagtgtggttTGTCAAATGAATGTCTAAATGGGATTTCAGCATTGACGAATAGTCACAGTAATCACaactgtagggtttttctcctgtatgggttctcaaaTGTAAGCGGAGGCCCTCCTCATTGGGTGTTCTGACCTCACATTCTCCACATATATGGGGTTTCTCTGTACTGGGTTCATCAGGCATATGCATGTGACTTTCGACCTGTTCTACGTGTAcatgtgatgatgatatatTGTCAGTATTCATAGGGTTCCGATCAAACATTTCCTCGCATGAAGCTTGCTCTTCCCAGTCCGGCTGCCCGCCTGTGTCTGTTGTCTGGTCGTCCCTGCTGCTTGTCTCGATCCCAGGATGTTCTTGATACAGTTCTTCCATAGAACTTCCACAACTAACATCTATATGTGATGAGGAGTCAGTCTTCTCCACCTTCCAATAAAACGCTTCCTGGCATGAAGCTTGTTCTTCCCAGTCCTGCTGCCTGCCCATGTCTGTTGTCTGCTCCTCTCTGCTGCTTGCCTCGATCTCAGAATGTTCTTGATCCAGTTCTTCCGTAGG is a window of Branchiostoma lanceolatum isolate klBraLanc5 chromosome 8, klBraLanc5.hap2, whole genome shotgun sequence DNA encoding:
- the LOC136440518 gene encoding zinc finger protein 436-like gives rise to the protein MKTHLGPNPYKCGQCDYSAVNKFAFDYHLKEKHTGEKPYMCEVCGYTAVLKSYLSRHMKTHVKPYKCDGCNFSFAMKSSIDKHLVKHTGYMCSECGYRTHRKTALSNHMRTHTGEKPYKCDHCDYSAAQKSDLVTHLVKHTDEKASLDKHLVKHTGYMCREKPYKCDHCDYSAAQRSDLVTHLVKHTDENSDHMRTHTAFKCEHCDYSATLRYYLDDHIREHTGEKNLQV
- the LOC136439745 gene encoding uncharacterized protein isoform X2, which encodes MRSTTKKLSPFRPRIDDCECTPSVQHLFRRHYLLQSPMYYIRWIYAVLYSLYILFFLRDPTDRDIVGYIENTTMAMLIRRDGKTGEYEVTVSDCKLRASGGYSLKNMSLRYKTGRNGVQILNFTRNGVDVDNGSEMFSTVYFYHIHSMHTKSHLFSNSLVRHIVDNDVKTLQESSYTSMPLHYVLLHSSLSVLMWDGNMSRYLGYGNACIRESILEESRNMSALEGHRAEHRWNLHGKDTFAGKLFRFSLHPWDKDCSLYQTFNTSVFRVLITQPNLNPLAPNTISSINKPFYQNLYRELRKIDPKMADVVTASVMY
- the LOC136439725 gene encoding zinc finger protein 892-like: MTNPSCGGLTDKLHTGHHGNETSSREDQTTDMGRQQDWEEQASCKETFHVKVKKTDSSSHIDPGCRSSMEELFQVSQEHPGIETSSREDRTTDMGRQQDWEEQASCEEAFHVKVEKTDSSSHIDPGCRSSMEELCREGQTTDTGGQQDKEEQALINETFHVKVEKTDSSSYIDLGCGSPTEELDQEHSEIEASSREEQTTDMGRQQDWEEQASCQEAFYWKVEKTDSSSHIDVSCGSSMEELYQEHPGIETSSRDDQTTDTGGQPDWEEQASCEEMFDRNPMNTDNISSSHVHVEQVESHMHMPDEPSTEKPHICGECEVRTPNEEGLRLHLRTHTGEKPYSCDYCDYSSMLKSHLDIHLTNHTGEKPYMCGECKFGTHYRQVLQKHMGTHTGEKPYKCDYCDYSSMLKSHLDIHLTNHTGEKPYMCGECGFGTHYRQVLRKHMGTHAGKSNKSNQIKSTHTRKKPYKCDQCNYSAARKSSLDRHLAIHTGDKPYMCGECGFRTCHLNALKQHMRTHTGEKPYKCDQCDYSAALKSSLDFHLAKHTGDKPHMCGECGYRTAQKSNLSRHMKTHTVRVKPYKCDHCDYYATRKSSLDIHLLVAQHTSE
- the LOC136439745 gene encoding uncharacterized protein isoform X1 produces the protein MRSTTKKLSPFRPRIDDCECTPSVQHLFRRHYLLQSPMYYIRWIYAVLYSLYILFFLRDPTDRDIVGYIENTTMAMLIRRDGKTGEYEVTVSDCKLRASGGYSLKNMSLRYKTGRNGVQILNFTRNGVDVDNGSEMFSTVYFYHIHSMHTKSHLFSNSLVRHIVDNDVKTLQESSYTSMPLHYVLLHSSLSVLMWDGNMSRYLGYGNACIRESILEESRNMSALEGHRAEHRWNLHGKDTFAGKLFRSRQALQSVMERHDIDPKLLDALFNHTIVHSVDHHGISEWSFLRFSLHPWDKDCSLYQTFNTSVFRVLITQPNLNPLAPNTISSINKPFYQNLYRELRKIDPKMADVVTASVMY
- the LOC136439745 gene encoding uncharacterized protein isoform X3, with protein sequence MRSTTKKLSPFRPRIDDCECTPSVQHLFRRHYLLQSPMYYISVLMWDGNMSRYLGYGNACIRESILEESRNMSALEGHRAEHRWNLHGKDTFAGKLFRSRQALQSVMERHDIDPKLLDALFNHTIVHSVDHHGISEWSFLRFSLHPWDKDCSLYQTFNTSVFRVLITQPNLNPLAPNTISSINKPFYQNLYRELRKIDPKMADVVTASVMY